The window CTTCTGCACCAGTGTTGGTTGAGGTCAATAGAGCAATCGTAATCAATACACACCCTGCTTCCTTCTCTTATGGATGTATCGGTGCTGCCTTTAATCTCAATGTTGTAGCACAGAATGCTACAGGTTATGCATGGAGAAAAGCAGGTTCACCAATCGGTCAAACGACCAGTACCATGACGATTAATCCATTTGGATTTGCAGATACGGGTAATTATGATGTGGTTATTACGGGTCGTCCTTCTTGTCCTAATGTAACTTCGAACAATGCAAAAGTAGATCCTACGACAGCTGCATTTGTTACCACTGAACCAGTGAATACAGACGTATGTCTCAATGGAACACTGAATTTAAGTGTAGTGGCTCAGGCTGCTCAGTCTTATCAGTGGAGAAAGAATGGCGTCAATATTTCAGGAGCTACTTCAAGTACCTATAGCATACCAAATGTAGGCTATGGAGATGCAGCCACTTATGATGTGATAGCAGTAGCTTACTTTGGTTGTACCAATGATACTTCGGTGGGTGCTACAGTAACGATCAGTACACCATTGGCTATAACAACACCATTAGCCACCAATGATGTGAAGTGCGAGGGTCAGAATATCTCCTATACCACTGGGGTTTCTGGAACAGGTCCTTACACATATAATTGGAGATTGAATGGCTCTACAGTGGGCACTAATGCAGCCACGTATGCTAAGACTGGTGTGATGACCGCTGACTCTGGTAGATATATTGTATCTATCCTCGGTAGCCCAGCTTGTCCTTATGTATATGATACTATTGATCTAGATATCAACAGAACTCCTGTAGTAACAGTGGCTCCAAATGGTGCAAACCCTATTTGTCTTAATACGAATTCTACATTGAATGTAACTACGATAGATCATTCGACTGTAGAGTGGCATAAAGTAGGTGCTGGTAATACAGGTCAGACAGGTTCTACATTTAATATTACGAATGCCACCACTGCTGATGCCGGTAGTTATTTCGTCATAGCGAGAGCACAGCCGGCTTGTTCGGATGTGACTTCTACTCAGTTTACTCTAGCTGTCAACACTCCTGCTTCTGTTGCTCTACAACCTAACGGCGCTACTATTTTAGAAGATCCAGCGGGTAGTCATACCATGAGAGTTATTGCTGCAGGTACTGGTCCATTCAGTTATCAATGGTTTAGACAGGGTAATCCTATCGTGGGAGCTATATTTGATAGTTTTGCTATCACCAATTTTGTTCCTGCTTTAGATTCTGGTACTTATTATTGTAGAATTACCGCGCCTGCACCATGTAGCAATTCTGTAAATTCCAATACTGCTAGAATTCAAGGAATTAAGTGTCCAGCTGTTGTGACACAACCTACTAAGAATGTAAATATCTGTGCAGGTAATGCCTTCAGCTTAGATGTAACTGCGAAAGGAGTGAAAACCTATCAGTGGTTTAAAGGATCGACGGCTATACCGGGCGCTACTTTTGCTAACTTCTCTATACCAAATGCTGATCCTTCACATTCTGGAGTCTATAGATGTAGATTGTTTGCCTTTAACGACGCAGTCTGTGATATCACATATTCAGATTCAGCAGTAGTAGTAGTAAAAGATAAGCCTATCATTACTAAACAGCCTATGGGTGTAAGTTCTTGTGCTATTTCTACACATACCATGACTGTAGAAGCTACATTTGGTGAAACATATCAATGGTATAGAAATGGCATAGCAATTTCACCTAATGGAGATGGTCCTAGTTATACCTATAATAATGTAAACCTTATCGGTGATGAGTTTTATGTGGTCGTAGGTAATAATCTTTGTGCAGATGCTGTTTCTAATAAGATAGTGCTGAAAAATGTAAATCCGGCGAGTCAGGTTTATCTCACAGGTTCTACCGTCTTTAATCTAGTAGAGCGTTGTGAAGATGCTAACGGTTGGACTTACTACTCTACCTCTGCTCAAAGTGAACAACTTTTGATGGCTATTAAGAAAAATGGCAATAACTTCATAGCTAAACCTGATATCGAGTTGATGGGTAATATTCGTGAAATTTCACCTATCAATAATGAGAATAGAGGTGTTATTCTAGGTTCAGCATTGTTCAATCTTGATATTCAAGGCAATGTGGAAAATCCTTATGAGGTGAAGTTCTTCTATTCCAAGACAGATGCCGATTTATTGATGAGTAGATTTAATCAAATTAGACTAGCCAATGCTGGTAATTTCACTACCGATAGAATAGATCTTACATTTATCTTAAGTACACAGAGATCTTTCACTAGTCAGTTGTGGAACAATATGACTGTTCCTATTAACTTCGAGCACACCATTTCTCATAGAGATAAGGAATTCGGTATTGAGAATAATGTTCACTTTGTGATATTAAAGAATCTTGTAAGTCCGAAATTAGGAGGTACAGCATTTATGGATTACAAATTAAAGTCTAGCTCTAGAATTTCATCGACGAATGCAGACGGATTTGGATTCACTATGTATCCTGTACCTACTACAAATGGTAAAGTTACCGTAGACGTAAGTAGCAAAAAAATGAAACCTATCACCTTCACCGTAACTGATGTGACGGGAAGAGTGGTTGCTGTATTCAATGAAAAGCATACAAGTCTTGAAAGTTCGCATGCGTTTGACTTTAGTCAATTAGCAAACGGTAACTATCAGTTAATGATTTCGAATGATGAAGAATCTGCCATTGGTAAATTTACCATATCCAAGTAACACCTAAATTAGTGTAAATAATGAAAGGTTTCAGAAAGCCGCTCCCAAAAGGAGCGGCTTTCGCTTTTTGAATAGTTTTGTATCCATAATAATGATAAAAACTAAATACTAGCTAAACGAAAATGGCTAAGTTTGCGTCTAATACCAATGTTAGCTTTTATAAATATCGCAAAATTTAGATAATCAAATAATTGATACAATTAATTAAGACTCATATTTATTCACAAATAGTATAAAATTACATGTAATGACTACAATTGCGAATTCTAAGGATATCATTTCAATGAGAGATGTTTCTATTTATCAGAATGATTTTCAGGTACTTCGAGAAATTAATCTAAATCTCAAAGAGGGGGAATTTGCATATTTGATTGGTAAGACAGGTAGCGGTAAAAGTACACTATTAAAATCGTTGTATGGAGCCTTACCTATTATGAGCGGTGCTGCAGAAGTGGCTGGCTTTGATCTCAAAAAGATAAAGTCAAGCAATCTCTATGCTTTAAGACGTTCACTAGGTATTGTCTTTCAGGATTTCCAGTTACTGACAGACCGGTCAGTGATTAAAAACCTAGAGTTTGTGCTTCGTGCAACAGGAATCACTGAAAAAGCTGATATAAATATGCGTATCAGTAATGTATTAACTCTTGTAAATATGAACGATAAAGGCTATAAAATGCCTCATCAATTATCAGGAGGCGAACAACAAAGAATAGTAATAGCAAGAGCGCTTCTAAACAGACCAAAGTTAATATTAGCAGATGAGCCTACAGGTAATCTTGATCCTGATACTTCGGATGAAATTATGCGACTATTGATTCATATAAATAAAAATCATAATACAGCAATACTAATGGCGACACATAATTATCAATTGATAGAGAAGTATCCATTTAGACTCGTAAAAGTCAGTGGTGGCAAGGTTATAGATGAAGATACATTTTTTACCTAATTCTAGCATTCTAACCCGAACAGAACTTGGCAAAGAAAATATTCAAGCATGTTTTTAGATTCATTCTAGCAATTATTTTATTGCTGGGTTTGATTATATTCCTTGTACAAATCCCTTGGATACAAAACAGATTGGTAGATTACCTTTCTGGTCAATTGTCTAAGTCTTTAAATACTGAGGTCAGTGTCTCTAATGTTTCTATCGATTTTCTATCAAGATTTCATATCAATAATATTTTGATTCGGGATTATAAGAAAGATACTTTGATTTTTGTAGGCACGCTATCCAATAAGCATTTACTAGATTTCTCATTTGATAAACCGTTTAAGTTTATAGGCCAAAAATTGACTATTTCTGATGTTGAATTTTATCTAGATAATACGGTTCAAGATAGCGTGTTTAATTTGACCAAAACTTTTCGAGGCAAAAAAACACCGACAAGGGATTCCCTCGCGACTCAAACCAAGGCTAAGAAACCAGAAATAAGTTTTTTACGATTAGGCGAGTTAAACTTAAATAATGTAACATTTAGATTACGCGATAAATATAATTACCAAACGATTTCATTTCATATTCAACAACTTGAGTTAGATGCTAGAAAGTGGAGGTTTTCGGATTCTATATGGAAGCTGGGAAATTTGGATATTCATAAACCAAAGGTATCTATTGTACATCATCCGGCTCCTTATACACCTAAATCATATAAACAAGAATATTTAAATTTGCCATTTAGGATTCACTTAGATAAACTAAGCCTAGAGCACGCCCAGTTGAAAATCTTCAATGAATCTGCAATTAAATTGAAAAATAATCAACTAACATTTTCAGATCTCGATGTACGAAATATATTTTTAGCAGCAGAGAATGTAGAATTAAGACAGCGCTCCATTCAAGGTAATGTAATGCATTTAAGAGCTATTGAGAAAAGTGGATTAGGCATTACAGACCTACAAACTAATTTCTTTATGAACTCATATAAAATGGAGGCCAAGAGATTGAAATTTAGTACCAATAACTCTAATATAAAAGGGTATCTGAGATTTAATTATAATCATATGCGTGAATATCTTCGCTTTGCTGCTTGGGTCAAAGTTACAGCAGATGTTTATGAGAGTAATATTAGTTTAAAAGATCTAGCATTTTTTGCCCCTACTCTTAAGTCATGGCAGCATCTAGATGTTAAGTTTACTACCATAGCTAGTGGGAATGTGAATAATTTGACATTAGGAAATCTATTTGGTAGTATGAATGAGAAGAAAATCAAGTTTAATGGACAAATGCAGGTCATGGATTTGTTTACTGATAAAGGATTAAATGTGGTCGCTCAATTAAACAAGTTTAGTTTTGATAAAAAAGATATAGAGTTTGTATTTCAGAAGAATAATCTTCCTATAGAACTGGATAGATTAGGAATTATGACCTATGATGGAAAATTTAAAGGAAATCCGATTCATTTCACCTTAAATGGTGAGTTAAACTCAAATAAGGGAAAGACTATTTTAAAGGAAACGAGTTTTGATTTTTCGCAACCAAAATCTCCTAGATATAAAGGGGATGTTCAATTAATAGGTTTGAAGTTAAATGAAATTTTGTCAGGTGGTAGTCCTATCGATCATGTAACTGCAAGTTTTTTTGCAGATGGGGAAGGTTTTGATGTTAAATCGCTCAATTCGTATATAAAAGGTCATGTTTCTACTGCTACGATCAATGATAGGGTCTACTCAAATTTTAAATTAGATGGTAAGATTCGCGATAAGATTTTTTCAGGTGAAATTATATCACTTGACCCAAGCCTTAGCTTTAGTGCGAATGGTCAGGTTTCCATGCAAGAAGAGATTCCTGAGCTAGAACTGCAAGTTGATTTAAAAAATGTAGACCTGCAAAAACTTGGATATACAAAAAAGAAACTACATTTATATGCAAACCTTTATGGAATAGGAAGAGGTAAAAATCTAGACGAAATGCTTGGCACTATGAATATCAAAGACATGTTCGTAGTAGATAGAACTAAGGATAATATAATGTATGGATTTTCAAATTTGACGGTAGAAAAGGACGTATTCGAAGAGACTGGGAATAAATATTTACAGATAAATTCTGAGGAGTTCAAAGCCAATCTTGTAGGAGAATTCAAAGTATCCGAATTAACAGGTTTATTAAAGGATTATTTCATTAGCTACTTAACTATAGATAAGCAAAATGTGAATAAGAAGAGTTTTGAATCCACCTATTTTGATTTAAGTTTAGACATCAAGAATATCAAAAACTATTCTTTGGTCATACATCCTGAGTTGAAAAATATCAGTGCGGGTAAGCTAAATGCGCGATTTAATGGATTGGAAAATAAAATGACCATTTCGGGTGAGTTCAATAACACCGAGTATCGTGGTTTTAGATTTCCATTAATAAAAATTTCTAATTTATCTAGTAATACAAGTTTCAAGTCTTCTCTCTTCATTGATAGTGTCTATTTTGAAAATAAATTGGCTATAACTCCACTGAAAGCAAATCTCAACCAAGTTAAAGATGGGTTAGACCTCGCGATAGAATTATTAAATAGAACAGACAGCAAGTTTGTTGATTTTAATTGTAATATAAGGAAAGTAAATAACGACTACTTATTCCATCTTAAACCTTTTAATTCTTATTTTGGAAGAAAAGTCTGGTCGGTGCATCCGGATAATCTGGTTCGATTTAATCTAGAAAAAAATATACTTCAAATTGAGAGTTTGGAGATATTGAAAGATATACAATCGATTAAGTTTGACAATCAAGATGAAGATTTCAATTCATTAAAATTGAAGTTTGAAGAGGTCAAATTGGAAGAACTGATTAGCGGTTTCATGCCTATATTGAAAACATTTAAGGGTAACTTGAATGGCACATTGGAAGTTTCCGATCTATTATCGAATCCCAAGCCGGTAGCTAATATTAGTGTTGGGAATATGATGTGGGACGATGAGAAAATAGGTGGCTTTACCCTTACTAGTGTATTAAAAGACGAAGTTGTTCATTCTGACTTTTCACTTTATGGAGACTCTTATCGCCTATATTCCGAAATTTTTTATAATACTAAGGCAGGCATGGACTCTTTGTATTCTGTGCACCATTTAGAGCGCTTTAAACCTAATATTTTAAATAAAATTTTAGGAGAATTAGTCTATAATATGGATGGCAGCTTACGCGGTGATTTTGAAATTTATGGACCGCTAAACGCCTTAAATGCCAAAGGTAAATTATTTGTAGATAGTCTGAAGACAGGTATTCATACCATCTATACCACATACCAAACCCGCAATCAGACTATTGATATCAATAGGGATAGATTTGTAATAAAGCAATTTAAATTTTATGATGAGGAAGGTAATGAGGCAATTGCGTCTGGATTTATTAACTATAATAATCTAAAGAAATATGATCTGTTTTTAGATGCGTCTTCTTCAAAATTGTTATGTATGAACTCTTCTAGTAGCAATAATAACACCGTATATGGGAAAGTATATGCAGATGCCGATATAAAGTTTAGAGGAACTATTGGAGAACGAATCTCAATTCTTTCTAAAGGTAGAAATTTAGAAAACTCCGTGTTGCATATCAATTTGGAGACCGTTCAAAAAACTACTAAGTATGGATTTTACGAGTTTATAACAAAAGATACACAAGGCTATAAATCTGAAAAACTGGTCAATGTGAGGAATAAAAAATTAGGAGGAGTCAATTTGGATTTCGAATTTGATATTACCAGAGATGGAAAATTATTTATTATAATGGATCCAAGTGTGGATGATCGCATTGAATGCAATGGTCAAGGACGTATAGCCTTTAAAATGACTCCTGAAACGGATATGGATATCAAAGGATCTTATGAGATTTTCTCTGGAACTTATCTATTTACCTACCAAAACCTTCTGCAGCGTACTTTTTATCTCAATAAAGGTGGAACTATGACTTTTGTGGGTGACCCCAGATCTTCTTTAATCGATGCCTCCGCTACCTTTACTACACGAGCTAGTGCACAAGAACTAATTTCCGCATATTTCGGTAATACGGACAATTCAAGAATTATCAGTGCTGCAAAAAGTAATGTCAAGGCCAATATCATACTAATGTTAAAAAACAGAATGGTTCAACCTGATATTTCCTATGAATTGAAAGTAGACCAAAATAATCCCGATGTACAAATTGCGTTTGAAACTATTGAATCTACCACTAGAAATAATGAAGCAGAGATGAATAAACAAGTCATCGGATTATTGATGTTTAAACGGTTTTTCCCGCCGACTTTCACAGGATTCTCCCAAAATCAAAATCCTAATAATGCGGTACGATCAGACATTCAAAATACATTTTCAGACGTGCTTACTGGAAGATTGTCTGGATATATTACTGACTGGATGCAGAATACTTTTAAAGGTATGAATTTCGGACTTTCGTATAAAAACTATAATCAGCTCACTCAGGATGAAAGCTTATCCAATACAAGAAATGAGTTGAAAGTAGCAATTTCACAAAAATTATTAAATGATCGTTTAGTATTTAATTTAGGTGGAAACTATGATTTTGGTGCTGGTCAGTTTAGCAATACTAATACTGCTTTTTTTGGAGGAGATATGGATATAGAATACCTTTTGACTCCCTTGGGAAATGTTCGAGCCAAATTTTATTCTACCTTATCTAATGACCCTTTGAACTCCATCTATATCAATAAAACGGGAGCTGGTATACTTATTCAAAAAGATTTTGATGAATTCAATCAGATATTTAAAAAAAATAGATTGAAGTAATTGGTATAATCTGACCGCCTTAACGCTAAAAAATGAAACTTTTCGAGAATTTAAAGGTAGTAGAATTCGCAAGTGTACTAG of the Chitinophagales bacterium genome contains:
- a CDS encoding ATP-binding cassette domain-containing protein — translated: MTTIANSKDIISMRDVSIYQNDFQVLREINLNLKEGEFAYLIGKTGSGKSTLLKSLYGALPIMSGAAEVAGFDLKKIKSSNLYALRRSLGIVFQDFQLLTDRSVIKNLEFVLRATGITEKADINMRISNVLTLVNMNDKGYKMPHQLSGGEQQRIVIARALLNRPKLILADEPTGNLDPDTSDEIMRLLIHINKNHNTAILMATHNYQLIEKYPFRLVKVSGGKVIDEDTFFT
- a CDS encoding translocation/assembly module TamB domain-containing protein, whose amino-acid sequence is MAKKIFKHVFRFILAIILLLGLIIFLVQIPWIQNRLVDYLSGQLSKSLNTEVSVSNVSIDFLSRFHINNILIRDYKKDTLIFVGTLSNKHLLDFSFDKPFKFIGQKLTISDVEFYLDNTVQDSVFNLTKTFRGKKTPTRDSLATQTKAKKPEISFLRLGELNLNNVTFRLRDKYNYQTISFHIQQLELDARKWRFSDSIWKLGNLDIHKPKVSIVHHPAPYTPKSYKQEYLNLPFRIHLDKLSLEHAQLKIFNESAIKLKNNQLTFSDLDVRNIFLAAENVELRQRSIQGNVMHLRAIEKSGLGITDLQTNFFMNSYKMEAKRLKFSTNNSNIKGYLRFNYNHMREYLRFAAWVKVTADVYESNISLKDLAFFAPTLKSWQHLDVKFTTIASGNVNNLTLGNLFGSMNEKKIKFNGQMQVMDLFTDKGLNVVAQLNKFSFDKKDIEFVFQKNNLPIELDRLGIMTYDGKFKGNPIHFTLNGELNSNKGKTILKETSFDFSQPKSPRYKGDVQLIGLKLNEILSGGSPIDHVTASFFADGEGFDVKSLNSYIKGHVSTATINDRVYSNFKLDGKIRDKIFSGEIISLDPSLSFSANGQVSMQEEIPELELQVDLKNVDLQKLGYTKKKLHLYANLYGIGRGKNLDEMLGTMNIKDMFVVDRTKDNIMYGFSNLTVEKDVFEETGNKYLQINSEEFKANLVGEFKVSELTGLLKDYFISYLTIDKQNVNKKSFESTYFDLSLDIKNIKNYSLVIHPELKNISAGKLNARFNGLENKMTISGEFNNTEYRGFRFPLIKISNLSSNTSFKSSLFIDSVYFENKLAITPLKANLNQVKDGLDLAIELLNRTDSKFVDFNCNIRKVNNDYLFHLKPFNSYFGRKVWSVHPDNLVRFNLEKNILQIESLEILKDIQSIKFDNQDEDFNSLKLKFEEVKLEELISGFMPILKTFKGNLNGTLEVSDLLSNPKPVANISVGNMMWDDEKIGGFTLTSVLKDEVVHSDFSLYGDSYRLYSEIFYNTKAGMDSLYSVHHLERFKPNILNKILGELVYNMDGSLRGDFEIYGPLNALNAKGKLFVDSLKTGIHTIYTTYQTRNQTIDINRDRFVIKQFKFYDEEGNEAIASGFINYNNLKKYDLFLDASSSKLLCMNSSSSNNNTVYGKVYADADIKFRGTIGERISILSKGRNLENSVLHINLETVQKTTKYGFYEFITKDTQGYKSEKLVNVRNKKLGGVNLDFEFDITRDGKLFIIMDPSVDDRIECNGQGRIAFKMTPETDMDIKGSYEIFSGTYLFTYQNLLQRTFYLNKGGTMTFVGDPRSSLIDASATFTTRASAQELISAYFGNTDNSRIISAAKSNVKANIILMLKNRMVQPDISYELKVDQNNPDVQIAFETIESTTRNNEAEMNKQVIGLLMFKRFFPPTFTGFSQNQNPNNAVRSDIQNTFSDVLTGRLSGYITDWMQNTFKGMNFGLSYKNYNQLTQDESLSNTRNELKVAISQKLLNDRLVFNLGGNYDFGAGQFSNTNTAFFGGDMDIEYLLTPLGNVRAKFYSTLSNDPLNSIYINKTGAGILIQKDFDEFNQIFKKNRLK